The Equus caballus isolate H_3958 breed thoroughbred chromosome 12, TB-T2T, whole genome shotgun sequence genome contains a region encoding:
- the CDC42EP2 gene encoding cdc42 effector protein 2, producing the protein MSTKVPIYLKRGSRKGKKEKLRDLLSSDMISPPLGDFRHTIHIGSGGGSDMFGDISFLQGKFHLLPGTAVEGPEEDGTFDLPFQFTRTATLYGQELPDGPSPLLKNAISLPVIGGPQALTLPTTQAPPKPPRLHLETPQSSPQPSPQEAGSVDIWRIPEAGSAHNGLTPESGAEEPFLSHASSLLSLHVDLGPSILDDVLQIMDQDLGHMQIPT; encoded by the coding sequence ATGTCCACCAAGGTGCCCATCTATCTGAAGCGCGGCAGCCGCAAGGGCAAGAAAGAGAAGCTTCGGGACCTGCTGTCCTCAGACATGATCAGCCCGCCGCTGGGGGACTTCCGCCACACCATTCATATCGGCAGTGGAGGCGGCAGCGACATGTTTGGTGACATCTCCTTCCTGCAGGGCAAGTTCCACCTCCTGCCCGGGACAGCGGTCGAGGGACCTGAGGAGGATGGCACCTTCGACCTCCCCTTCCAGTTCACCCGCACGGCCACGCTGTATGGGCAGGAGCTCCCCGACGGGCCGTCCCCTCTGCTCAAGAACGCCATCTCCCTCCCAGTCATCGGTGGGCCCCAGGCCCTCACCCTGCCCACAACCCAGGCCCCACCCAAGCCCCCTCGCCTGCACCTGGAGACCCCTCAGTCTTCCCCACAGCCTTCCCCACAGGAGGCAGGGAGTGTGGACATCTGGAGAATTCCGGAGGCTGGCTCGGCCCACAATGGGCTGACCCCTGAGTCGGGGGCAGAGGAGCCCTTCCTGTCTCATGCCAGCTCCCTGCTCTCGCTGCACGTGGACCTGGGGCCTTCCATCCTGGACGACGTCCTCCAGATCATGGACCAGGACCTGGGCCATATGCAGATCCCCACATAG